A genomic window from Bacteroides acidifaciens includes:
- a CDS encoding tetratricopeptide repeat protein: protein MMKSIIHIIIATLFLIGCNKHQPSLDRWMDEVENAIEVNPDSALIILDTIISPEKMNDKSFARWCMLSGKITDKVYNTLLPAEHFERAYKWYSKYGTPTEQVQILIYLGRSYATDGDYDKAMAIYTNTLDLVKKYDLNNLIGYIYCYMGDLYQMRQIMTQAIEKYKTAANYFKSNENINSYACALRDVGRVYAIMDSLDYALDILSSADSIAIKLEDQNIKATIDNTLGNTYLIKGDFEKAQIYFSKALRLGRNKLPNYVALIELYIKTDSISKAKELLKEIPEDNPKYTYSIKNLSYQIYKSEKNYEAALADLESCSNIVDSILNTTNKSKILNIETRYNNLKIKEKVKNLQIKQQNYIFILTICIFVIILGSFGYILYKKRAEERIRKQEIELKNLKIASLNLSIELDKKKKMLASIVEKDEKYNQMEKEVTELTHRYKKLQAKLISDSPIYKELSQLVNLNIPRNKKQLITVKQWKLIVEEITNIYPNFYEYIDNLCPDLSIQEIEYCCFTLYGFDTNDEAKLLNISPSSVRTKRLRLRQRLNITLPNQTSLYEYLIDNLS from the coding sequence ATAATGAAAAGTATTATACATATCATCATTGCTACACTGTTCTTAATAGGGTGCAATAAGCATCAACCGTCCTTAGATAGGTGGATGGATGAAGTGGAAAATGCTATTGAGGTTAACCCAGATAGTGCGCTAATCATATTAGACACTATTATATCACCAGAAAAAATGAATGATAAGTCATTTGCTCGTTGGTGTATGTTATCCGGAAAAATCACAGATAAAGTTTATAACACCCTATTGCCAGCAGAACATTTTGAGAGGGCATATAAATGGTATTCTAAATACGGCACACCAACTGAACAAGTACAAATTTTAATTTATCTGGGACGATCTTATGCAACCGATGGGGATTATGATAAAGCAATGGCAATTTATACCAATACTTTAGATTTAGTCAAGAAATATGACCTAAATAATCTTATCGGTTATATCTATTGTTATATGGGAGACCTATATCAAATGCGACAAATAATGACGCAAGCTATCGAGAAATACAAAACTGCAGCAAATTATTTCAAATCGAACGAAAATATCAACAGCTACGCCTGTGCATTAAGAGATGTCGGTCGTGTATATGCTATTATGGACTCATTAGATTACGCTTTAGATATTCTATCATCGGCTGATTCAATAGCTATTAAGCTAGAAGACCAGAATATAAAAGCTACCATTGATAACACATTAGGGAATACCTATCTTATAAAAGGAGATTTTGAAAAAGCCCAAATTTATTTCTCTAAAGCGCTAAGATTGGGAAGAAACAAATTGCCGAACTATGTAGCATTGATAGAGTTGTACATAAAAACTGATTCAATATCAAAAGCAAAGGAACTATTGAAAGAAATTCCAGAAGACAATCCTAAATATACATACAGTATTAAGAACCTATCATACCAAATATATAAATCAGAAAAGAATTACGAAGCAGCGCTAGCAGACTTAGAAAGCTGTAGTAATATAGTAGATTCTATTTTAAACACTACAAATAAGTCTAAAATTCTTAATATTGAGACTAGATACAATAACTTGAAAATAAAAGAAAAGGTAAAAAATTTACAAATCAAACAACAGAATTACATTTTTATTCTAACTATTTGTATATTCGTAATTATATTAGGATCATTTGGTTATATATTATATAAGAAAAGAGCAGAAGAACGGATTAGAAAACAAGAGATTGAATTAAAAAATTTAAAAATTGCTTCTCTGAACTTATCCATTGAACTAGATAAGAAAAAAAAGATGCTGGCATCTATTGTAGAAAAAGACGAAAAGTATAATCAGATGGAAAAAGAAGTAACAGAACTAACTCATAGGTATAAGAAATTACAGGCTAAACTTATATCAGATTCACCTATATACAAAGAATTATCGCAACTAGTTAATCTCAATATACCAAGAAACAAAAAACAGCTAATAACTGTAAAGCAATGGAAGCTTATAGTAGAAGAGATAACAAATATTTATCCAAATTTCTACGAATACATCGATAACCTATGCCCGGACCTATCAATACAAGAAATTGAATATTGCTGTTTCACTTTATATGGCTTTGATACAAATGACGAAGCTAAATTACTTAATATATCACCCAGTTCTGTTAGAACAAAACGACTTAGACTTCGACAACGATTAAACATCACATTGCCAAACCAAACATCATTATATGAATATTTGATTGATAATCTGAGTTAA
- a CDS encoding DUF3244 domain-containing protein translates to MKKLSTLLLFMLLSFITTAANVTSESHDSYKIRAIQLEKWDQSSRSVTPNPIECYLIDKNIEVRFFKYPETPITIQIKDTYGNIVYQNMDVINQQEILNIEIDQLQPGSYEFFYFDEKISLKGKFEIE, encoded by the coding sequence ATGAAAAAATTAAGTACTCTTCTTTTATTTATGCTTCTCTCGTTTATAACGACAGCAGCTAATGTAACAAGTGAAAGTCACGATAGCTACAAAATTAGGGCTATTCAACTAGAAAAATGGGATCAGAGTTCAAGGTCGGTTACACCCAATCCTATAGAATGCTATCTTATAGATAAAAATATCGAAGTCCGCTTCTTCAAATATCCAGAAACGCCAATCACTATTCAAATAAAAGATACTTATGGGAATATTGTATATCAAAATATGGACGTAATCAATCAACAAGAAATTTTAAATATTGAAATAGATCAATTACAGCCTGGATCATATGAGTTCTTCTATTTTGATGAAAAAATATCCCTTAAAGGAAAATTTGAAATCGAATAG
- a CDS encoding beta-barrel fold lipoprotein, which produces MKKNSIVMFLLSVCLLGFYGCSDEDDPEDGKGAIYQVTLQQSGELNGFIKALVVTANGAKLVHEETGEVYNGTAVLGDEELVGMKVTLTTMDKAIEFAVSGGAVDRDDEVVTAPMIWTVTVTKNGKEVGKEVVTFEDGKGVSADDLNLYYK; this is translated from the coding sequence ATGAAAAAGAATTCGATTGTAATGTTTCTGTTGAGTGTGTGTCTTTTGGGCTTCTACGGGTGTAGCGATGAAGATGATCCGGAGGATGGCAAAGGTGCTATATATCAAGTGACACTTCAGCAATCCGGAGAACTGAACGGTTTTATTAAGGCGTTGGTGGTGACGGCCAATGGGGCAAAGCTGGTTCATGAAGAGACTGGGGAAGTGTATAATGGTACAGCAGTTCTGGGAGATGAAGAACTTGTCGGGATGAAAGTTACACTAACCACCATGGACAAGGCCATCGAGTTTGCTGTTTCCGGTGGAGCTGTTGATAGAGACGATGAAGTCGTAACAGCTCCGATGATCTGGACTGTTACGGTAACAAAAAATGGTAAGGAGGTAGGTAAAGAGGTTGTGACGTTTGAGGATGGTAAAGGGGTGAGTGCTGATGATCTAAATCTTTATTATAAATAA
- a CDS encoding helix-turn-helix domain-containing protein codes for MELGNELKVERIRLSLKAKAIAAQIGISPQQLYNIEQADGMNAVAKYLAYLRGEGVDLNALFDRIRNHKTI; via the coding sequence ATGGAACTCGGTAACGAATTAAAAGTAGAACGTATCAGATTATCGCTTAAAGCTAAGGCAATTGCTGCACAGATAGGAATCAGCCCACAGCAGCTTTACAATATCGAGCAGGCAGACGGGATGAATGCCGTTGCAAAATACCTGGCTTATTTGAGGGGTGAGGGTGTAGACCTGAATGCGTTGTTTGACAGAATTAGAAACCATAAAACGATATAA
- a CDS encoding M23 family metallopeptidase codes for MLRIFSIVWLAIRCASAQDKVALMVEVLQSAADYEGVISVKEILQREGSVFRFVPSICPLREAYRISDRFGYRIHPITGERKFHSGVDLAAAYAATVHTTADGVVAFAGRRAGYGLTVIIRHKYGFVTQYSHLTQVYCRKGQQVDKGGVIGFVGSTGVSTGDHLHYEIVKNNKKINPLNFMLWNSVTN; via the coding sequence ATGTTACGGATATTTAGTATTGTATGGTTGGCCATCCGGTGTGCTTCGGCACAGGATAAGGTTGCTTTAATGGTCGAGGTGCTGCAATCAGCGGCAGATTACGAAGGTGTCATATCCGTGAAAGAGATTCTGCAAAGAGAAGGCAGCGTTTTCCGCTTTGTTCCTTCTATCTGTCCGCTCAGAGAAGCATACCGAATCAGTGACCGGTTCGGCTATCGGATTCATCCGATAACCGGTGAACGAAAGTTTCATAGTGGCGTAGACCTAGCGGCAGCTTACGCGGCCACAGTACACACCACAGCCGATGGTGTGGTGGCTTTTGCAGGAAGGCGTGCCGGGTACGGACTAACGGTTATTATCCGCCACAAGTATGGATTCGTGACCCAATATTCACACTTGACACAAGTTTATTGCCGCAAGGGGCAGCAAGTAGATAAGGGTGGTGTAATTGGTTTTGTCGGGAGTACGGGTGTTAGCACTGGAGATCATTTGCATTATGAGATCGTGAAGAATAATAAGAAGATAAACCCCCTAAATTTTATGTTATGGAACTCGGTAACGAATTAA
- the traN gene encoding conjugative transposon protein TraN: MAQIRPVESREISVNYSKTIHLIFPSAIKYYKSVSDFVVVDNPENVPHILRIKANQDTFKRPTTVSVATEGGFFYSFRVSFSDSLKHTNYFLPDMSNIEPDTLYINERSQMHLIAPDKIVYVDFGDTCIQVRKAENTENIVRMIAKANTLKGFPRQTNVSMATADGKFYTYNVDYMQEPQIFVYEIGEQPQKAPNVILTDNIIPAGERDRVIDKVYKARRGIYNMGIKRNKIIFSVNNIHIYDNLLLFTFELENKTRVPYDIDYIRYYIVDKKTVKLTASQEVDQTPLFAEHYSPRIKGRNTVKYVIAFNKFTIPDDKYFRIEINEKGGGRHIVFDLENKDVVNVTDI, translated from the coding sequence ATGGCACAGATTCGACCTGTAGAGAGCCGGGAAATCAGTGTGAATTACTCCAAGACTATACACCTGATTTTTCCATCGGCCATCAAGTACTATAAATCGGTTTCCGATTTTGTTGTAGTGGATAATCCGGAGAACGTGCCGCACATTCTCCGCATTAAGGCAAATCAAGATACATTCAAGAGACCCACTACCGTAAGTGTGGCGACAGAGGGAGGATTCTTTTATTCGTTTCGTGTGTCGTTTTCCGACAGCTTGAAGCATACGAACTACTTCCTTCCTGATATGAGTAATATAGAGCCGGACACGTTATATATTAACGAACGCTCACAAATGCATCTGATAGCGCCTGATAAGATCGTATATGTCGATTTTGGTGATACTTGCATTCAGGTGCGCAAAGCCGAGAATACAGAGAATATTGTCCGTATGATTGCCAAGGCAAACACGCTCAAAGGCTTTCCACGCCAGACTAATGTTTCAATGGCCACGGCCGATGGCAAATTTTATACCTATAACGTTGATTATATGCAAGAGCCGCAGATTTTCGTCTATGAGATAGGAGAACAGCCCCAGAAAGCCCCTAATGTGATTTTGACAGACAATATCATTCCGGCTGGTGAACGTGATCGCGTGATTGACAAGGTATACAAGGCTAGGCGCGGTATTTATAATATGGGCATCAAGCGGAATAAAATTATTTTCTCCGTTAACAATATCCATATATATGATAATTTGTTGCTTTTCACTTTCGAGCTGGAGAACAAGACGCGTGTACCTTATGACATCGACTATATCCGATATTATATAGTTGATAAGAAGACAGTCAAGTTGACTGCTTCTCAGGAAGTCGATCAAACACCCTTGTTTGCCGAACATTATTCACCCAGGATAAAAGGGCGTAACACTGTGAAATACGTGATTGCTTTTAATAAGTTTACGATTCCTGACGATAAATATTTTCGCATCGAGATAAACGAGAAAGGAGGAGGACGGCATATCGTCTTTGATCTGGAGAATAAAGATGTGGTCAATGTTACGGATATTTAG
- the traM gene encoding conjugative transposon protein TraM: MDKAVKIKIIMCAGFGLFVLVVVAVCISLTSSGEDTTVDEVNTSLRAQTESDFTIDDMMKSDGKPDYTDFSDEVYQERATAYSEDPEAIALQQQLRENRERQQADSIAELKRRITPKKKKKAVKSTTSAPRPQASRFFSGDRQTNQGNTIEAIVSGDQKITDGSVLKLVTLQELSLDNGRTLDRGTALFGVVELKQDRILISIQSVRVGNSIYDLQKTVYDRDGLPGIYVPLNVKAEASKEAAGEVVNDINATTYSSDVLSTGVNAVTNAAKSVFRKRNNQIIVTVKSNYKLYLK, from the coding sequence ATGGATAAAGCGGTGAAAATAAAGATTATCATGTGTGCGGGTTTCGGGTTGTTTGTCCTCGTAGTAGTGGCTGTATGCATATCTCTTACCAGCAGTGGTGAAGACACTACTGTCGATGAAGTGAATACTTCTCTCCGGGCACAAACAGAGAGTGATTTTACAATTGACGATATGATGAAATCAGATGGTAAGCCGGACTATACGGATTTCTCCGATGAAGTGTATCAGGAGAGGGCTACGGCCTATAGCGAGGACCCCGAAGCGATCGCTCTCCAGCAACAACTTCGTGAGAACCGCGAGCGGCAGCAAGCCGATAGTATCGCTGAGCTGAAGAGACGCATTACACCTAAGAAGAAAAAGAAAGCGGTAAAATCCACAACTTCCGCACCGAGACCGCAGGCTAGTCGCTTCTTTTCCGGTGATCGCCAGACTAACCAGGGAAATACCATCGAAGCGATAGTTTCCGGAGATCAGAAAATTACGGATGGCAGCGTTTTAAAACTGGTCACGTTGCAGGAATTATCCCTTGATAATGGACGGACACTAGATCGGGGTACCGCTTTATTTGGTGTGGTGGAGCTGAAGCAAGATAGAATCTTGATTTCTATTCAGTCGGTTCGTGTGGGCAATAGTATCTATGACTTACAGAAGACTGTTTATGACCGTGACGGGTTGCCGGGAATATATGTCCCCTTGAATGTCAAAGCCGAAGCAAGCAAAGAGGCAGCCGGTGAAGTGGTGAATGATATAAACGCTACTACATACAGCTCAGATGTATTGAGCACTGGTGTTAATGCCGTAACTAATGCGGCAAAGAGCGTCTTCCGTAAACGGAACAATCAAATCATTGTTACCGTGAAATCTAATTATAAACTGTACCTAAAATGA
- a CDS encoding VirB4 family type IV secretion system protein, whose amino-acid sequence MKISASAAYCILDTVGGSILTKNGNLTVPFLLEMPEAYSLDASEIEQRHQEFFRAFQYIRFGFVHKQDIFLRRPFVADRMIKGNSYIQRAERSYFDGREYLHHFCVLSFTIAGLSSLDKAYQENPLAYKEHLTKADRGKLSEFLDMVESAVSIIRNIKDSRITPLNVPDIKRHIFRYVNGFQDDEGLRDIQFSDILKIGSKSGLFFAVCDEKYLPDKLKTHIVDNTLQDANSHLYMAMLERLGVHLPCSHVINQIWQFAGTTYREELSGRVKDFGRWQGFDKMLVKRHEDLEEYESEIMNEENVLCRTHFNLMLLEDNETILGQCIDLVKGIFTNAGFKYYIPSYEGMYNIFIGSVIGRESCLDPGYLFLSDLHSSLCLNINYTNFKNDPEGILFNDRIFQIPLRKDTWDSKKKRIPARNSIIVAVTGGGKSVTSLNIVQQLIEQNDKVIIVEFGKSFYQLSQLYPDRSLHVDYDGNSPLGINPFFVGEEGADKEKIRTLVDLILKFWRTRSIMEDTKQVVSLTKILRQYYDDIHEGHSFPDFYEYVKQQGTAIYERLNILPEYFDIASFLHICSEFMPGGFYENVCKHSPLENEMRKRDFIVFELTKIKKDPFLVSIIMTILYDTIESKILSDRSVRGTLVFDEYAESQAIRDTFSGADIHSTVAFCYQKLRKENGAVTTIIQSPAQLPDNEYTKGIIANTQILYVLPANEVVYDQTVEAFHIKNPSHINLMKSIRNDFSGVRPYSEVFMRFMDTYATVVRLEMSPEKLLAFQTDGEKWNRLQELYRESGSIERAIEDYKHSKRNEYEEQMSM is encoded by the coding sequence ATGAAAATATCTGCTAGTGCTGCATACTGTATTTTAGATACGGTAGGGGGGAGCATATTAACTAAAAATGGTAATTTGACTGTTCCGTTTTTGCTTGAAATGCCGGAAGCATACTCACTGGATGCATCCGAAATAGAACAGCGGCATCAGGAATTTTTCCGGGCATTCCAATATATCCGCTTCGGTTTTGTGCACAAGCAGGATATCTTTTTACGTCGTCCGTTTGTGGCTGACCGTATGATAAAGGGGAATAGCTATATTCAGCGAGCCGAACGCTCTTATTTTGATGGTCGCGAATATCTGCATCATTTTTGTGTGCTTTCCTTTACCATTGCCGGGTTATCCAGTCTTGATAAAGCATATCAAGAAAATCCGCTTGCCTATAAAGAACACCTGACTAAGGCAGACCGCGGAAAGTTGAGTGAGTTTCTGGATATGGTGGAGAGTGCTGTCTCCATCATTCGGAATATTAAAGACAGCCGGATAACACCATTGAATGTACCTGATATTAAGCGGCATATTTTCCGATATGTGAACGGGTTTCAGGATGATGAAGGCCTACGGGATATTCAGTTTTCTGATATACTTAAAATCGGCTCAAAATCGGGCTTATTCTTTGCTGTATGTGATGAGAAGTATTTGCCTGACAAACTCAAAACGCATATCGTAGATAATACGTTGCAAGATGCTAATAGCCATTTGTATATGGCTATGCTTGAACGCCTGGGTGTTCATCTTCCCTGCTCGCACGTGATTAACCAGATATGGCAGTTTGCCGGTACGACTTACCGTGAAGAACTATCAGGACGGGTAAAAGATTTCGGGCGTTGGCAGGGTTTCGATAAGATGCTGGTTAAACGGCATGAAGATCTTGAAGAATACGAAAGCGAAATTATGAATGAAGAGAATGTGCTTTGTCGTACACATTTCAATCTGATGTTACTCGAAGATAATGAGACTATTCTTGGCCAGTGTATCGACTTGGTAAAAGGTATCTTTACCAATGCCGGGTTTAAATACTATATTCCGAGTTATGAGGGTATGTATAACATCTTCATCGGTTCGGTGATTGGACGCGAGAGTTGTCTAGACCCCGGCTATCTTTTCCTTTCCGATCTTCATTCATCGCTTTGCCTGAATATCAATTATACCAATTTCAAGAATGACCCGGAAGGCATCTTATTTAACGATCGGATTTTTCAAATTCCGCTTCGCAAGGATACTTGGGATTCAAAGAAAAAACGCATTCCGGCCCGCAACTCTATTATTGTGGCAGTAACTGGAGGTGGCAAGTCAGTGACATCGCTTAATATTGTACAGCAGCTTATTGAACAAAATGATAAGGTGATTATCGTTGAGTTCGGTAAGAGCTTCTATCAGCTTTCGCAACTCTATCCTGATCGGTCTTTACACGTCGATTACGACGGTAACAGTCCGCTGGGCATTAATCCTTTCTTCGTTGGTGAAGAGGGTGCCGACAAAGAGAAGATCCGCACTTTGGTAGATTTGATATTAAAGTTTTGGCGCACACGTTCTATTATGGAAGATACCAAGCAAGTTGTTTCCTTGACGAAGATACTTCGTCAGTATTATGACGATATACACGAAGGTCACAGCTTTCCGGATTTCTACGAATATGTTAAGCAGCAGGGGACTGCTATTTATGAGCGCCTGAATATTCTTCCGGAATACTTCGACATTGCCAGTTTCTTGCATATATGTTCTGAATTTATGCCGGGTGGATTTTACGAGAATGTTTGCAAACATTCGCCATTAGAAAATGAAATGAGAAAAAGGGACTTTATTGTTTTTGAACTGACTAAGATAAAAAAAGACCCGTTTCTGGTTTCCATCATTATGACGATTCTTTATGATACCATCGAGAGCAAGATACTTTCTGATCGTTCCGTCCGGGGTACACTAGTCTTTGACGAGTACGCAGAGAGCCAGGCCATCCGTGATACATTCAGTGGGGCTGATATTCACTCGACGGTAGCATTCTGTTACCAGAAGCTTCGTAAAGAGAACGGAGCAGTGACAACCATTATCCAGAGTCCGGCACAGCTTCCTGATAATGAATACACCAAAGGTATTATCGCTAACACGCAGATTTTGTATGTGCTACCGGCCAATGAGGTGGTTTATGATCAGACTGTCGAAGCATTCCATATAAAGAATCCGAGCCATATAAACTTGATGAAGTCTATCCGGAATGACTTTTCAGGAGTGCGGCCATACTCCGAAGTATTTATGCGATTTATGGATACGTATGCAACTGTAGTACGATTGGAGATGTCTCCAGAAAAGCTTTTGGCTTTTCAAACGGACGGGGAGAAGTGGAACAGGTTGCAGGAACTTTACCGCGAAAGCGGTAGCATCGAGAGAGCGATTGAAGATTATAAACACTCTAAACGTAATGAATATGAAGAACAAATGTCTATGTAG
- a CDS encoding type IV secretory system conjugative DNA transfer family protein: protein MMTYIFIGIAIFAAIILVVLMIPSSNKKEDQKQRYSFELEAGNGKRITFGNPFNNFLVYAGAEGGKTKSIGKPLLREYIKYHFAGMIYDYKDFDLTKTAYNLTKKANYPYKFYYISFTDMEHSYRTNPIAPSIVEDESLFLQLLGDFFAAYMEKDAKKDEWFGGALGILRGVGIRFYHDFPQFCTIPHIVNFICQAGAAKITEFLNSSIQSRALAKGFLDAADSPKTQASFLSSLTRSLGILANDKKICYVLSGNDFSFNLIDPEEPKLVAIANSYQVESLISPVISLMLSISSRRFTLKNKIPFFYFLDEATTFKIEEFEKMPSVLREYLCSFTLLTQSAAKIEKLYGRLDRSSIEANFSNQFYGRTKDIEALKSYPLVFGKAEKQRISRTTGSSRGADSRSKTVSLQKEEVYDTSFFTNLKSGEFVGSAAHSNMPTFHLRFKMYDEPEEPLPIVHTVLRSEIEQCYLQIIDDVSKL, encoded by the coding sequence ATGATGACGTATATTTTTATAGGTATAGCAATATTTGCCGCCATCATTCTGGTGGTACTTATGATTCCTAGCTCAAATAAAAAGGAGGATCAGAAACAAAGATATAGTTTTGAGCTTGAAGCCGGAAATGGTAAACGGATTACATTTGGTAATCCGTTTAATAACTTTTTGGTTTACGCTGGAGCTGAAGGCGGCAAAACCAAGTCGATTGGCAAACCTTTGCTTCGAGAGTACATAAAATATCATTTTGCAGGGATGATTTATGACTATAAGGATTTTGATTTGACGAAAACGGCTTATAACTTAACAAAGAAGGCCAATTACCCGTATAAGTTCTATTATATCTCGTTTACCGATATGGAGCACAGCTATCGAACTAATCCGATAGCTCCGTCCATTGTTGAAGATGAGAGTTTGTTTTTGCAATTGTTGGGTGATTTTTTTGCTGCATACATGGAGAAAGACGCTAAAAAAGATGAATGGTTCGGTGGTGCCTTGGGTATTCTCCGGGGGGTGGGTATTCGTTTCTATCATGATTTTCCGCAATTCTGCACCATACCACACATCGTGAATTTTATTTGCCAGGCAGGTGCTGCGAAGATTACAGAGTTCTTGAATTCTTCCATCCAGAGCAGGGCATTGGCTAAAGGCTTCCTGGATGCTGCGGACAGTCCGAAAACACAAGCCTCTTTTCTGAGTTCACTTACTCGTAGTTTGGGCATACTGGCCAACGATAAAAAAATCTGTTATGTGCTTTCCGGCAATGATTTCAGCTTTAATCTGATTGATCCAGAAGAGCCTAAACTAGTGGCTATTGCAAACTCTTATCAGGTAGAGAGTTTAATCTCTCCCGTTATTTCTTTAATGCTGTCGATCAGCTCTCGACGTTTTACGTTAAAAAATAAAATCCCTTTCTTTTATTTTTTAGATGAAGCAACTACGTTCAAAATTGAAGAGTTCGAGAAAATGCCTTCCGTACTTCGCGAATACTTGTGTAGCTTTACGCTCCTGACACAATCGGCTGCTAAAATAGAGAAGTTGTACGGGCGGTTGGACCGTAGTTCGATAGAAGCGAATTTCTCCAATCAGTTCTATGGCCGTACAAAAGATATCGAAGCACTGAAGAGTTATCCGCTTGTCTTCGGCAAAGCCGAAAAGCAGCGGATTTCACGAACTACAGGCAGTAGTCGGGGGGCAGACAGCCGGAGCAAAACGGTTTCTCTGCAAAAAGAAGAAGTGTATGATACGAGTTTCTTTACTAATCTAAAGTCAGGTGAATTTGTAGGCAGTGCTGCGCACTCCAATATGCCTACGTTCCATTTACGATTTAAAATGTATGATGAACCTGAAGAACCCTTGCCAATTGTACATACTGTGTTAAGATCTGAAATAGAGCAATGTTATTTACAAATCATTGATGATGTATCTAAATTATAA